Below is a window of Vicinamibacteria bacterium DNA.
GTCCCCTACGCTCTCTTCGACCGCGACGCCTACGCTGGCCAGGCGCAGGCGCGTTTCGAAGCGCTCGGTGTTTCGCTCGACTCCGTCCACCGTTCTCCCGACGCACGACGGGCCGTCGAGGACGCGGAGTCGCTTTTCATCGGCGGAGGAAACACGTTCCGGCTCCTGAAGGCCCTCTACGATTGCGACCTTCTGGAGCCAATCCGCCGGCGAGTGGCCGAGCGGATGCCTTACATCGGCTCGAGCGCCGGTTCGATCGTTTCCGGTCCGACCATCAAGACGACGAAGGACATGCCGATCGTGGAGCCGCCGTCGTTCGACGCTCTCGGCCTCGCTCCGTTCCAGATCAGTCCCCACTACCTGGACCCCGATCCGGCCTCGACCCACATGGGGGAAACCCAGGAAGAACGCATCCTGCAATTCCTGGAAGAGAACACGACGCCGGTGGTGGGTCTCAGAGAGGGAACTCTGCTGCGCGTCGAGGGGGACTCCGTCCAATTGAAGGGCGTGGCGAGCGCCCGGGTGTTCCGAAGAGGCCGAAAGCCCGTTGAGATCGAGCCCGGTGCGATGCTCGACGAGCTGGTTTGGCCGGTTCGGACGGAGGGCGCATGAAACTCGAGG
It encodes the following:
- the pepE gene encoding dipeptidase PepE, with the protein product VPYALFDRDAYAGQAQARFEALGVSLDSVHRSPDARRAVEDAESLFIGGGNTFRLLKALYDCDLLEPIRRRVAERMPYIGSSAGSIVSGPTIKTTKDMPIVEPPSFDALGLAPFQISPHYLDPDPASTHMGETQEERILQFLEENTTPVVGLREGTLLRVEGDSVQLKGVASARVFRRGRKPVEIEPGAMLDELVWPVRTEGA